In one Spirosoma rigui genomic region, the following are encoded:
- a CDS encoding RNA polymerase sigma-70 factor codes for MIQHDEVAFETLFRRYYRYLYSVAIQYVKDPALAEDGLQEVYLKLWVNRESLDESQSIKAYLATALRHQVLNQLRDNKRAILRHVERQYMLPDTDTTTEEGITLNEYGSVVREGLQLLPAQRRLVFILRSEIGLSNEEVASQLRISINTVRVQYYHACRFLRNYLRQHANLPTLLVMIILSNYH; via the coding sequence TTGATACAACACGATGAAGTAGCGTTTGAGACGCTGTTCAGGCGTTATTACCGGTATTTGTACAGTGTGGCCATTCAATACGTGAAAGATCCTGCGCTGGCCGAGGATGGATTGCAGGAAGTGTATCTCAAGTTATGGGTAAATCGCGAAAGTCTGGATGAGTCGCAGTCAATAAAAGCTTATTTAGCTACGGCCCTGCGGCACCAGGTGCTCAACCAGCTTCGCGATAACAAGCGCGCCATTCTCCGTCACGTGGAGCGTCAGTACATGCTACCCGATACGGATACGACCACAGAAGAAGGCATTACACTGAACGAATACGGCTCTGTTGTCCGCGAAGGCCTGCAGCTACTACCCGCTCAACGGCGGCTGGTTTTCATCCTGCGCTCAGAAATTGGCCTGAGCAATGAAGAGGTAGCTTCCCAGCTCCGCATATCCATCAATACGGTTCGCGTGCAGTACTACCACGCGTGCCGGTTTCTGCGCAACTATTTGCGCCAGCACGCCAACCTCCCCACCCTGTTAGTGATGATCATTCTATCTAATTATCATTAA
- a CDS encoding FecR family protein — protein MTEQLLQQFFANQTTPDESRRVLAWFDTDAGQAYLTHRISTQLEQDHWHATPGSPRPDVDRLWATIRQSVQDAPVSTSSSSARSRWLGQSLRWAAACVGTLLLVTGGYWGYKQLYPADLVQQTAFGQTTTLTLPDGSLVTLNGNSRLRYAPQWASGQSREVWLDGEGFFRVTHQPQHERFVVHLPNKLNIEVLGTQFDVLARQSRARVVLNNGKIRLDVGNKKNDRLVMQPGDLFYADVKSKVFYRKRVDPTVQSAWQEGKLRFEGTTLREVAQMLEETYGVQITFTDPALLEQAISGTIPNKDLETILTGLSTLFDLHITRQANQLTIN, from the coding sequence ATGACCGAACAATTACTCCAGCAGTTTTTTGCCAATCAAACAACACCCGATGAATCCCGGCGCGTTCTGGCCTGGTTTGACACCGATGCAGGGCAGGCTTATTTAACGCACCGCATTTCCACCCAGCTGGAACAGGACCACTGGCATGCTACGCCGGGCAGTCCACGACCCGATGTCGATCGGTTGTGGGCGACGATCCGGCAGTCTGTTCAGGATGCACCGGTTTCAACTTCGTCTTCATCGGCACGATCACGCTGGCTGGGTCAATCACTCCGTTGGGCGGCTGCCTGTGTGGGTACGCTCCTGCTGGTTACGGGTGGCTACTGGGGCTACAAGCAGCTATATCCGGCCGACCTGGTTCAGCAAACTGCATTTGGACAAACGACGACGCTGACGCTACCCGACGGCTCGCTGGTAACCCTGAACGGCAACAGTCGCCTACGCTACGCACCTCAATGGGCATCTGGTCAGTCACGCGAAGTCTGGCTTGATGGCGAGGGCTTTTTCAGGGTCACGCACCAGCCTCAACACGAACGGTTCGTGGTTCACCTGCCCAACAAGCTGAACATTGAGGTTTTAGGCACCCAGTTTGATGTATTGGCGCGCCAGAGCCGGGCGCGGGTTGTGCTGAATAACGGCAAGATCCGGCTCGACGTTGGGAACAAAAAAAATGACAGACTGGTCATGCAACCAGGCGACCTGTTCTACGCGGACGTAAAAAGCAAGGTGTTTTACCGAAAGCGCGTTGACCCCACCGTGCAATCGGCCTGGCAGGAAGGTAAACTCCGGTTTGAAGGCACAACCCTTCGGGAAGTTGCCCAGATGCTGGAAGAAACGTACGGAGTTCAAATCACTTTTACGGACCCGGCCCTGCTTGAGCAGGCAATTTCCGGCACCATCCCCAACAAAGACCTGGAGACCATACTAACCGGCCTGTCAACCCTCTTCGACCTACACATTACCCGTCAGGCTAATCAACTAACAATCAACTAA